The Algihabitans albus genome includes a window with the following:
- a CDS encoding xanthine dehydrogenase family protein molybdopterin-binding subunit, which translates to MLHYLEQAAITTSTTSPGANWETRLAKVSRRGFLAGGAAALSIAAFAGPAEAFKRYPVGGEQMPHGLRDNPLVFVTLYPDGSVEIVAHRSEMGQGARTSLPMVVADEMGADWSRVTLIQAEGNEPKYGNQDTDGSRSMRHHLQSMRQIGASVRLMLARAAAEQWGVEIDKVEVGVHEVSSGANLAGFGELAAAAMLQPVPAFEELSFKEESEFRYIGKGNVEIYDLHDITTGKAIYGADVRLPGMKFAVIARPPVVGGKVRSFDARRALELPGVEQVMELPGSIPPAKFAPLGGVAVIASNTDAAIKGRDALEIEWDDGPHGGYNSAAFLAEMRETAKKPGEILRDEGDVDAAFGSAARSFAREYSQAHMVHAAMEPLVSVANVTNSGAELWAPVQSPSAARQDVATALGMDMSDVRMNVTLLGGGFGRKSKCDDVIEAALISQAIGSPVKVQWTREDDIRHSFNHTTSVERIEVALDASDKIVAWRHNSVAPSILSTFAPDSGHQFFIESGMGHVDMPFEIPNVRCENGKAMAHTRIGWFRAVSNIPRAWAIQSFAAELADELGKDQREMLLELIGADRQLDPEAQGFPDDYWNYGETYSAYPIDTKRLKGVLNLAADKAGWGAEMLAGEGWGLAVHRSFVTYVASAVRVKIEEGRITVPEVHMAVDCGFAVNPERIRSQMEGSAVMGMTLALHSGVTYENGAVVQSNFNDYPMVRSTNFPKKVHTHIVEHPFSVHASGVGEPGLPPIAPALANAVFNATGKRLRDLPMGDTVET; encoded by the coding sequence ATGCTGCACTATCTCGAGCAAGCCGCCATCACGACCTCGACGACATCGCCGGGTGCCAATTGGGAAACGAGACTCGCGAAAGTTTCGCGTCGCGGATTCCTGGCCGGCGGTGCCGCCGCCTTGTCGATTGCCGCCTTCGCTGGCCCGGCCGAGGCTTTCAAGCGCTATCCCGTCGGCGGCGAGCAGATGCCCCACGGGCTGCGCGACAACCCCCTCGTCTTCGTCACGCTCTATCCCGATGGCAGCGTCGAGATCGTCGCCCATCGATCGGAGATGGGCCAGGGCGCGCGCACCTCGCTCCCGATGGTGGTCGCCGATGAGATGGGTGCCGACTGGTCGCGTGTAACCCTGATCCAGGCCGAGGGTAACGAGCCGAAGTACGGTAATCAGGATACCGACGGTTCGCGGTCCATGCGGCATCACCTGCAGAGTATGAGACAGATCGGAGCGTCGGTCCGGCTCATGCTCGCGAGAGCGGCGGCCGAGCAATGGGGTGTCGAGATCGACAAGGTCGAGGTTGGCGTCCATGAGGTTTCGAGCGGTGCCAACTTGGCCGGCTTCGGCGAGCTGGCGGCGGCGGCGATGCTGCAGCCGGTCCCGGCCTTCGAGGAGCTGTCCTTCAAGGAGGAGTCCGAGTTCCGCTACATCGGTAAGGGCAATGTGGAGATCTACGATCTGCACGACATCACCACCGGTAAGGCCATCTACGGCGCCGATGTGAGGCTGCCGGGCATGAAGTTCGCCGTGATCGCGCGTCCGCCGGTCGTCGGCGGCAAGGTCCGAAGTTTCGACGCGCGTCGGGCATTGGAGCTTCCCGGTGTCGAGCAGGTGATGGAATTGCCGGGGTCGATCCCGCCGGCCAAGTTCGCCCCGCTCGGGGGCGTTGCAGTCATCGCCAGCAACACCGATGCCGCGATCAAGGGCCGCGATGCGCTCGAGATCGAGTGGGACGATGGCCCCCATGGCGGTTACAACTCCGCAGCCTTTCTGGCCGAGATGCGCGAGACCGCCAAGAAACCAGGCGAAATACTGCGCGATGAGGGGGACGTCGACGCAGCCTTCGGATCGGCGGCGCGTTCCTTCGCACGGGAGTACTCTCAGGCTCACATGGTGCACGCCGCCATGGAACCGCTGGTTTCCGTCGCGAACGTCACCAACAGCGGCGCCGAGCTTTGGGCCCCGGTACAGTCTCCGTCGGCCGCCCGGCAGGACGTTGCGACGGCACTCGGTATGGACATGTCGGACGTCAGGATGAATGTCACCTTGCTGGGCGGCGGCTTCGGGCGGAAGTCGAAATGTGACGACGTGATCGAGGCCGCGCTGATCAGTCAGGCGATCGGCTCACCCGTCAAGGTCCAGTGGACTCGGGAAGACGACATTCGTCACAGCTTCAACCACACCACCTCGGTGGAGCGGATCGAGGTCGCGCTCGATGCCTCGGACAAGATCGTCGCCTGGCGCCATAACTCCGTGGCGCCCTCGATCCTCTCGACCTTCGCACCGGACAGCGGTCATCAGTTCTTCATCGAGTCCGGCATGGGACACGTCGACATGCCGTTCGAGATCCCGAACGTGCGCTGCGAGAACGGCAAGGCGATGGCGCATACCCGGATCGGTTGGTTCCGCGCGGTCTCGAACATCCCGCGTGCCTGGGCGATCCAGTCATTTGCCGCCGAACTCGCGGATGAGCTCGGCAAGGATCAGCGCGAGATGCTGCTGGAGTTGATCGGTGCCGATCGCCAGCTCGACCCGGAAGCTCAAGGTTTCCCCGATGACTACTGGAACTACGGCGAAACCTATTCCGCCTATCCCATCGACACCAAACGCCTGAAGGGCGTGTTGAACCTCGCGGCCGACAAGGCCGGTTGGGGCGCAGAGATGCTGGCCGGCGAGGGCTGGGGTCTCGCGGTTCATCGCTCCTTCGTCACCTACGTCGCTTCCGCGGTGCGTGTGAAGATCGAGGAGGGTCGGATCACCGTGCCCGAGGTGCATATGGCCGTCGACTGCGGCTTTGCCGTAAACCCGGAACGTATCCGCAGCCAAATGGAAGGTTCCGCGGTGATGGGGATGACGCTCGCGCTCCACAGCGGCGTCACCTACGAGAACGGTGCCGTCGTCCAGTCGAACTTCAACGACTACCCCATGGTCCGCTCGACCAACTTCCCGAAGAAAGTCCACACCCACATCGTCGAGCATCCCTTCTCCGTGCATGCATCGGGAGTGGGGGAGCCCGGATTGCCGCCGATCGCACCGGCACTTGCCAACGCGGTCTTCAACGCGACCGGCAAGCGACTGCGCGACCTGCCGATGGGCGATACCGTCGAGACTTGA
- a CDS encoding FadR/GntR family transcriptional regulator — translation MPFRPIESESIAEAAAAQIRELIAEDVLRPGDRLPSERELCEHMKVSRTSLREAVKALISEKLLESRRGAGLFVSTHVGADLASPLRSLIEAQPRAIDDYIVFRRMLEGECAAAAATTATKIERLRILRLLQQLEEAAKNHDQNTEAALDTEFHMAIVEAARNVVAIQVTRSLLDLLRRGIGYSRALIFDDAEARAKLLDQHRAIAQAIDARDAQKAREKMHVHLDFVLKMLQQKRKDAGAHALASRRAAWEKRA, via the coding sequence ATGCCTTTCCGGCCCATTGAGTCAGAGAGCATTGCCGAGGCCGCCGCCGCGCAAATCCGGGAACTGATTGCGGAAGACGTGCTGCGCCCGGGGGACCGCCTGCCGAGCGAGCGCGAGCTGTGCGAACACATGAAGGTTTCCCGTACTTCCCTCCGCGAGGCGGTCAAGGCGTTGATTTCCGAAAAACTGCTGGAGTCGCGCAGGGGGGCTGGGCTTTTCGTTTCGACGCATGTGGGCGCCGACCTCGCGTCCCCGCTACGCAGTCTGATCGAGGCGCAGCCCAGGGCGATCGATGACTACATCGTGTTCCGTCGGATGTTGGAAGGCGAGTGCGCCGCCGCCGCGGCGACAACGGCGACGAAGATCGAGCGGCTGCGGATTCTCAGACTGCTGCAGCAGCTCGAAGAAGCCGCCAAGAATCACGATCAAAATACCGAGGCCGCGCTCGATACGGAATTCCACATGGCTATCGTCGAAGCGGCCCGTAACGTTGTCGCTATTCAGGTCACCCGAAGCTTGCTGGATCTGCTCCGCCGGGGCATCGGCTATAGCCGGGCGCTTATCTTCGACGATGCGGAGGCGCGAGCGAAACTGCTGGATCAGCATCGGGCCATCGCGCAGGCGATCGATGCGCGCGACGCCCAGAAGGCCCGCGAGAAAATGCACGTTCATCTCGATTTCGTTCTCAAAATGCTGCAGCAGAAGCGAAAGGATGCCGGTGCGCATGCACTGGCCAGCCGTCGTGCGGCTTGGGAAAAAAGAGCGTGA
- the pqqA gene encoding pyrroloquinoline quinone precursor peptide PqqA, whose product MTWSAPRIEEICIGMEINGYFPAEF is encoded by the coding sequence ATGACCTGGAGCGCACCACGGATCGAGGAGATCTGCATCGGTATGGAGATCAACGGCTACTTTCCAGCCGAATTCTAA
- a CDS encoding PQQ-dependent dehydrogenase, methanol/ethanol family, with product MRTVRSKLLLACSTLAFSLASLQAFGQTLNRVNQEITDYSPVTKERLIEADPSDWLLPKGNYEGWMHSALDQINTENVRQLTPVWTYSTGVDSGHQAPAQVNDGVMFITTPYNHVIALDAKTGQLFWRYEHDNPSDLGVMHNTARGVALWEDKVFAAGLDGTLNALDARTGERLCQNVIGDWSIGAYITSAPMPIEGKIMVGPSGGEFGVRGFLEATDADTCETVWRTYSVPGPGEAGHETWLKEGQRPDAWKYGGGSMWMPGNYDPETGVLYWGVGNGSPWLGDQRPGDNLYVASALAMDPEDGEIVGHHQYHWNDSWDWAAMNAPMLLDFEHDGSTVKGLMSPQRNGYMFWMERMPDGEIKYLEGKPYVYNNVFTELDPETGRPSYDPNHTPVTGKRVGYCPSLWGGKNWPYEAFNPQTGLMYVPANENLCNSFIGIWQDDVDPASGQFWAGIDIPDLDVYVNDPSKGVGQLQAWDVNTREMVWQHDFGKTMNWGPVLSTAGGLVFGAGTNDRKLRAFDAVSGEILWEFPLNSTAIAPPVSYTVDGKQYIAVTAGYGVDAQWTNGVLAAKDETNEWIADVPEGGVVWVFALPES from the coding sequence ATGAGGACGGTTCGATCGAAGCTGCTGCTCGCCTGCAGTACGCTAGCCTTCAGTTTGGCTTCCCTTCAGGCTTTCGGGCAAACCTTGAACCGGGTCAATCAGGAGATCACTGACTACAGCCCTGTTACGAAAGAGCGTCTCATTGAAGCCGATCCAAGTGACTGGCTGCTCCCGAAAGGCAACTACGAAGGGTGGATGCACAGCGCGCTCGATCAGATCAACACCGAGAACGTTCGGCAGCTCACGCCCGTCTGGACCTATTCGACGGGTGTCGATTCAGGTCATCAGGCTCCGGCCCAGGTGAACGATGGCGTGATGTTCATCACCACGCCGTACAATCACGTCATCGCCCTCGATGCGAAGACCGGTCAGCTTTTCTGGCGATACGAGCATGACAACCCGAGCGATCTGGGCGTCATGCACAACACGGCCCGCGGTGTCGCGCTGTGGGAGGATAAGGTCTTTGCCGCCGGCCTCGACGGAACCTTGAACGCGCTTGACGCGAGAACCGGCGAACGCCTCTGCCAGAACGTCATCGGCGACTGGAGCATCGGTGCCTACATCACCTCTGCGCCAATGCCGATCGAAGGCAAGATCATGGTCGGTCCGTCTGGTGGCGAGTTCGGTGTTCGTGGGTTCTTGGAAGCGACCGATGCCGACACTTGCGAGACGGTGTGGAGAACCTACAGCGTTCCCGGTCCCGGCGAAGCGGGCCATGAGACCTGGCTCAAGGAAGGTCAGCGTCCCGACGCCTGGAAGTACGGCGGCGGCAGTATGTGGATGCCGGGGAACTATGATCCGGAGACTGGGGTGCTCTACTGGGGCGTCGGCAATGGATCGCCGTGGCTCGGCGACCAACGCCCCGGCGACAACCTCTACGTCGCCTCGGCGCTCGCGATGGACCCCGAGGACGGCGAGATCGTCGGGCATCACCAGTACCACTGGAACGACTCCTGGGACTGGGCCGCGATGAACGCCCCCATGCTGCTGGACTTCGAGCACGACGGCAGCACCGTCAAGGGACTGATGTCACCCCAGCGCAACGGCTACATGTTCTGGATGGAACGCATGCCGGACGGCGAGATCAAGTACCTGGAGGGCAAGCCGTACGTCTACAACAACGTCTTCACGGAACTCGATCCCGAGACAGGGCGTCCCTCCTACGACCCGAACCATACTCCGGTAACGGGAAAGCGGGTGGGCTATTGCCCGAGCCTCTGGGGTGGAAAGAACTGGCCCTATGAAGCCTTTAATCCGCAGACCGGCCTGATGTACGTCCCGGCGAACGAAAACCTCTGCAACTCTTTCATCGGGATTTGGCAGGACGATGTCGACCCGGCTTCCGGCCAGTTCTGGGCTGGGATCGATATTCCGGACTTGGACGTTTATGTCAACGACCCGAGCAAGGGCGTCGGACAGCTCCAGGCTTGGGATGTGAACACCCGCGAGATGGTCTGGCAGCACGACTTCGGCAAGACGATGAACTGGGGTCCGGTTCTGTCGACCGCCGGTGGCCTGGTATTTGGAGCCGGTACGAACGACAGGAAGTTGCGGGCCTTCGACGCCGTAAGCGGTGAGATCTTGTGGGAGTTCCCGCTGAACTCGACGGCCATCGCACCGCCGGTCAGCTACACTGTGGATGGCAAGCAGTACATCGCAGTCACCGCCGGCTATGGCGTCGACGCGCAGTGGACCAACGGTGTGCTGGCGGCCAAGGACGAGACCAACGAGTGGATCGCAGACGTGCCCGAAGGCGGTGTCGTCTGGGTCTTCGCGCTTCCTGAGAGCTAA
- a CDS encoding (2Fe-2S)-binding protein encodes MAVVRISGEDRDLDGPDDMTLLWALRDLAGLTGTKYGCGVGLCGACTVHVDGVAARSCMLTVAEVAGKEITTIEGLSPTGDHPVQAAWRELNVPQCGFCQAGQIMQAASLLAANPSPTDQEILTEMEGNVCRCGCYERIVAAVRLAATGS; translated from the coding sequence ATGGCGGTTGTGAGGATCAGCGGAGAGGACCGTGATCTCGATGGCCCCGACGACATGACCTTGTTGTGGGCGCTTCGAGATCTGGCTGGGCTAACCGGGACGAAGTACGGGTGCGGCGTCGGTCTCTGCGGCGCCTGCACGGTGCATGTCGACGGCGTCGCTGCGCGTAGCTGCATGCTGACCGTCGCGGAGGTTGCGGGCAAGGAAATCACGACGATCGAGGGGCTCTCGCCGACTGGCGATCACCCGGTGCAGGCGGCATGGCGTGAACTCAACGTGCCGCAGTGCGGTTTCTGCCAAGCCGGCCAGATCATGCAGGCCGCAAGTTTGCTGGCCGCGAATCCAAGCCCGACAGACCAAGAGATCCTTACCGAAATGGAAGGCAACGTCTGCCGTTGCGGCTGCTACGAGCGCATTGTCGCCGCCGTCCGTCTTGCCGCTACGGGGAGCTGA
- a CDS encoding QcrA and Rieske domain-containing protein, with product MVSFKNSEDGNCNDTAEGCGCSGPASEGVGTESRRTVVKSFLLAAFAFKGLVSARSALADTAALPDEEKRKLPPQVGDRLTYFSKRRRGPFLKLEDLETAGKQLVVVPIEKESGIVRDGSRHNQILLQRFDTSDLMPDTLANSGDGAVAYSAICTHNGCPVTAWDRDAQTFMCPCHQSQFNPKNAASVVEGPAPRELPALPLRVENGEIVVADAFTARVGHGRKGS from the coding sequence ATGGTGTCTTTCAAGAACTCTGAAGACGGGAACTGCAACGACACGGCCGAGGGCTGCGGGTGCTCGGGGCCTGCCAGCGAAGGCGTCGGGACGGAAAGCCGTCGAACGGTCGTGAAGAGCTTCCTGCTGGCCGCTTTCGCCTTCAAGGGATTGGTTTCAGCCCGGTCCGCGCTGGCCGATACGGCGGCCTTGCCGGACGAGGAGAAGAGGAAGCTCCCGCCGCAGGTGGGCGACCGCCTGACCTATTTCAGCAAGAGACGGCGTGGGCCCTTCCTGAAACTCGAGGATCTGGAGACGGCCGGCAAGCAGCTGGTGGTGGTTCCCATCGAGAAGGAAAGTGGAATTGTCCGCGATGGATCGCGTCACAACCAGATCCTTCTGCAACGTTTCGATACCTCGGACCTGATGCCGGACACATTGGCCAACTCCGGTGACGGGGCGGTGGCCTACTCGGCCATCTGCACGCACAACGGCTGTCCAGTGACGGCGTGGGACAGAGATGCCCAAACCTTCATGTGCCCCTGTCATCAAAGTCAGTTCAATCCGAAGAACGCCGCTTCGGTCGTGGAAGGTCCGGCGCCGCGCGAGCTGCCCGCCCTCCCGCTTCGTGTCGAGAACGGCGAAATCGTCGTGGCCGATGCATTCACCGCCCGCGTGGGTCATGGCCGGAAAGGAAGCTGA
- a CDS encoding FG-GAP-like repeat-containing protein, translating into MPPCERLRLLFTRLAKAAVCLVLLWPPGLSSEVEAEDGLFSEDALLDAQLDLIKARHGADLFLDSDDLPAPASPGLVKLGRELFFSKSLSGNMDVACASCHHPLLAGGDKLSLPVGESAYDPDLLGPGRWHDWRASGDPKANGAPNVPRHSPTTFNSGLYRHAMFYDGRLFLLDPDRPELGLAARHRTPDSVLLHADPGAGRSIMASQARFPVVSPQEMQGFHFGADRSHEEVRDALVDRLRGTTGELSRNAWLTWFREAFQAPDGTAAELITFENLQDALAAYQDSQIFVDNDWTAYLAGDESRLDTQERRGAAIFFLPPEQGGVGCAVCHTPPIFSDEKFHNIAVPQFGRGIQADGQDFGRRGVTQRDEDRFRFRTPSLFNVARTMPYGHTGAFLDLRDMLDHHLDPQQSISRFDFDFSDNGQLRHVSSLYANAESLTRAALRDLEKKQSLGLSALPSGLELSDADVDALERFLHALTDPCLDSHSCLSHLSPDEDEPSPDNNRLVARFAPHGPPPSGLATERHADETPRSGRHDPQVGSADPVVRTDCTHGLPGANAGGFVFDEVALEAGLTARHQVSWELYRFETAQRVLFTGGVAAGDLDGDCWPDIYYPTGDTAADVLYRNDGSGGFEDISEAWGIVKTDFSNGAAMADLDGDGHLDLITTNIVHPEKPSILGQASGAERSQIPTIYRNEDGERFSLWHGLGIGADFTSWSFSFGDYDADGDLDALSTHWRGPGLGGAQPNHLWRNNGADEGKAFTPEDRPAGLLGMVGKSDFTFTGTFSDFDLDGRPDILMASDFESSQVYRNLGNGRFANVTAANEISDENGMGSAVADYDNDGDLDWFVSSIWDPNGFAEGTWGVTGNRLYRNDRGVFVNATKASGVTEGYWGWGACFADFNNDAWPDLFHVNGFDLQTQMARHLGPPQVFVSLRRSMLEFEKTPSRLFMSDREGGFVERSAAWGITDTKSGRGVVCFDYDRDGDVDILVSNHNDRLLLYRNNARSMPDTNFITVSLRGRGKNSGAVGARVYVTANGTTQLQEVRAGGSFLSSSPQELHFGLGSSETIDRIKVVWPRPYYESNVLTDVSVNQFVTIEQPTDN; encoded by the coding sequence ATGCCGCCGTGCGAGCGACTGCGTCTCCTCTTTACCCGACTGGCTAAAGCGGCGGTCTGCCTTGTCTTGCTGTGGCCTCCCGGTCTTTCGTCTGAGGTCGAGGCGGAGGACGGGCTCTTTTCGGAGGACGCCCTTCTCGACGCGCAGCTGGATCTGATAAAGGCGCGTCACGGAGCGGATCTCTTTCTCGACTCCGACGATCTGCCCGCGCCAGCAAGCCCGGGCCTGGTGAAGTTGGGGCGGGAGCTCTTCTTCAGCAAGTCGCTCAGCGGGAACATGGACGTCGCCTGCGCGAGTTGTCATCACCCGCTTCTTGCCGGCGGGGACAAACTCAGTCTCCCAGTCGGCGAGAGCGCTTACGATCCGGACCTGTTGGGACCGGGGCGGTGGCACGACTGGAGGGCGTCGGGCGACCCGAAGGCGAATGGCGCACCCAATGTGCCCCGGCACTCGCCGACGACCTTCAACAGCGGGCTCTATCGGCATGCGATGTTCTACGATGGGCGCCTTTTTCTGCTCGACCCCGACAGGCCGGAACTGGGTCTGGCGGCGCGGCATCGAACGCCCGACAGCGTCCTGCTGCACGCGGACCCCGGTGCAGGCAGGAGCATCATGGCTTCGCAGGCACGCTTTCCCGTGGTGTCTCCGCAGGAGATGCAGGGCTTTCACTTCGGAGCCGACCGGTCTCACGAGGAAGTGCGCGATGCTCTGGTCGATCGACTGAGAGGGACCACGGGTGAATTGTCCAGGAACGCCTGGCTGACATGGTTCCGTGAGGCCTTTCAGGCACCGGACGGCACGGCCGCCGAGCTGATCACCTTCGAAAACCTGCAGGATGCGCTGGCTGCCTACCAGGATTCGCAGATCTTCGTTGACAACGATTGGACTGCATACCTGGCTGGCGACGAAAGCCGCCTCGATACGCAGGAAAGGCGGGGAGCGGCGATCTTCTTCCTGCCTCCTGAGCAGGGAGGGGTGGGCTGCGCCGTTTGCCATACGCCACCGATCTTCTCCGATGAGAAGTTTCACAATATCGCGGTGCCGCAGTTCGGTCGCGGTATCCAAGCGGACGGCCAGGATTTCGGCCGCCGTGGTGTGACCCAAAGAGACGAGGATCGTTTTCGCTTCCGGACGCCTTCCTTGTTCAACGTCGCGCGAACCATGCCCTACGGACATACCGGGGCGTTTCTTGATTTGCGCGATATGCTGGATCATCATCTGGACCCCCAGCAGTCGATCTCTCGTTTCGATTTCGATTTCAGCGATAACGGTCAGCTTCGCCATGTGAGTTCGCTCTACGCGAATGCCGAGTCCTTGACCCGTGCGGCGCTTCGCGATCTCGAGAAAAAACAGTCGCTCGGCCTGAGTGCCTTGCCGTCGGGTCTGGAGCTTTCGGACGCGGACGTCGATGCGCTCGAGCGTTTCCTGCATGCCTTGACCGACCCCTGTCTCGACAGCCACAGCTGTCTGAGTCACTTGAGTCCCGATGAAGACGAGCCAAGCCCCGACAACAACCGTCTGGTCGCGCGCTTTGCACCGCATGGGCCGCCTCCCTCTGGGCTCGCGACGGAACGTCATGCCGATGAGACGCCCCGATCCGGCCGTCACGATCCGCAAGTCGGAAGCGCGGACCCCGTAGTACGAACTGACTGTACGCACGGCCTGCCGGGCGCGAATGCCGGCGGTTTCGTCTTCGACGAGGTGGCGCTGGAGGCCGGACTCACGGCGAGGCATCAGGTTTCCTGGGAGCTCTATAGGTTCGAGACGGCGCAGCGTGTGCTCTTTACCGGCGGTGTCGCCGCCGGCGACCTGGATGGCGACTGTTGGCCGGACATCTATTATCCGACGGGGGATACCGCCGCCGATGTTCTCTACCGCAATGACGGAAGCGGTGGGTTCGAGGATATCTCGGAAGCCTGGGGTATCGTGAAGACGGACTTTTCGAACGGTGCGGCGATGGCCGACCTGGATGGCGATGGCCACCTCGACCTGATCACGACGAATATCGTGCACCCCGAAAAGCCTTCGATCCTGGGACAAGCCTCTGGAGCGGAGCGATCGCAGATCCCGACGATCTATCGCAACGAGGACGGGGAGCGGTTTTCCCTATGGCACGGCTTGGGAATCGGGGCCGATTTCACGAGCTGGTCCTTCTCGTTTGGAGACTACGACGCGGATGGCGACCTCGATGCGCTCTCCACGCATTGGCGTGGACCGGGCTTGGGCGGAGCGCAACCGAACCATCTCTGGAGGAACAACGGTGCCGACGAAGGCAAAGCCTTCACGCCGGAGGATCGTCCCGCGGGTCTGCTGGGCATGGTTGGCAAGTCGGACTTCACCTTCACCGGAACCTTCTCGGATTTCGATCTGGACGGCCGGCCCGATATTCTCATGGCGTCGGACTTCGAAAGCAGCCAAGTCTACAGAAATCTGGGGAATGGCCGCTTCGCCAACGTGACCGCGGCCAACGAGATCAGCGACGAGAACGGCATGGGCTCCGCCGTCGCCGACTACGACAACGATGGGGATCTGGACTGGTTCGTCAGTAGCATCTGGGATCCCAACGGATTCGCCGAGGGAACCTGGGGCGTCACCGGAAACCGGTTGTATCGGAACGACCGGGGTGTGTTCGTCAATGCGACAAAGGCGTCCGGCGTTACCGAAGGCTACTGGGGATGGGGTGCATGCTTCGCCGACTTCAACAACGATGCCTGGCCCGATCTGTTCCACGTGAATGGCTTCGATCTGCAGACCCAGATGGCACGCCATCTCGGACCGCCGCAGGTTTTCGTATCCTTGCGGCGCTCGATGCTGGAGTTCGAGAAAACGCCGAGCAGACTTTTCATGTCAGATCGAGAGGGTGGGTTCGTCGAGCGTTCCGCGGCGTGGGGCATTACGGATACGAAGTCGGGACGGGGCGTCGTTTGCTTCGACTATGACCGCGATGGCGACGTGGACATCCTGGTGAGCAATCACAACGACCGGCTATTGCTCTATAGGAACAACGCCCGTTCGATGCCCGACACGAATTTCATCACGGTGTCCCTGCGCGGGCGCGGCAAGAACTCCGGGGCGGTCGGGGCCAGAGTCTACGTGACGGCGAACGGCACGACTCAGCTCCAGGAAGTGAGAGCGGGTGGAAGCTTCCTCTCGTCTTCGCCGCAGGAACTGCATTTCGGCTTGGGAAGCTCCGAAACAATCGATCGGATCAAGGTGGTTTGGCCTCGACCGTATTACGAGAGCAACGTCCTGACGGATGTATCGGTCAATCAATTCGTGACCATCGAGCAGCCAACCGACAACTGA